Below is a genomic region from Synechococcales cyanobacterium T60_A2020_003.
TACTCCACCGAGGACTGCATCTTGGGAATGGGGTTGATGTCCACTCACGGTTCTGTCCATCCAGAGCCTCTGAAATCAGGTTATCCTAACTTCAGGATTGCTGCTGGCGATCGCCCCTGTCTTCTTCAAATCCTTCCAGCCATGCAAAATACTCGATTCAGTATCCTGGTTGATCATCTCTCAGAACGGCTGGTGGGCTGGCTGGGCAACCCTTGGCGTCGCCTATCCGTAACCATTATCAGCATTCTATTAGGGAACTTCCTTGCGAGTTTTGTGGCTACCACGGCGGGTCAGCAAGCGCGGGTGGATGCCTTGGTTGCAGCGGTGATGGCGGCGGGAACAGAAGTCGCGATTTGGTTGGTCTACGTGCAACCCCAACAGCTAGGGCTAACGCGCGATCGCAAACCTCGTCTCGTTTGGTGGAAAGAAACGCTCAATGGCATCCGGATCGGCTTCGTCTACGGGATGTTTTTGTTAGCATTGACTCTCGGTAGCTAGCCTCGGAGGATACAATTCGCGATGCAAACAGAGGATAAGCAACCGGAATTAG
It encodes:
- a CDS encoding DUF565 domain-containing protein, whose product is MSTHGSVHPEPLKSGYPNFRIAAGDRPCLLQILPAMQNTRFSILVDHLSERLVGWLGNPWRRLSVTIISILLGNFLASFVATTAGQQARVDALVAAVMAAGTEVAIWLVYVQPQQLGLTRDRKPRLVWWKETLNGIRIGFVYGMFLLALTLGS